A genomic stretch from Uloborus diversus isolate 005 unplaced genomic scaffold, Udiv.v.3.1 scaffold_149, whole genome shotgun sequence includes:
- the LOC129233004 gene encoding poly [ADP-ribose] polymerase tankyrase-2-like: protein MVAVLLAAGANTHLQDKWGWTPLHIAISRRHKEIAEVICDADDRNVLRDDGGRTVLHFAAEFGMQTIVRKLLSSGPLRKTPRSGKESTSNAAEREGIALSASKEDLVDVRDNRGKTALHVAAKYGFTGIVELLLAAGTDPLLQNKGGKTALHVAIDRRRAGTAELLCGAEDGNHLQDKYGRTALHYAAREKYKRTVRNLLFNGEHPHTMDNRGSSPLQLAFVDNGDNSVAEMIISFIAWKDISVDWKGWKARGVEICKKRMEECVSEIRRMKETKVLGRNITYYDVAARHVGKVADYLESREFRDALLGGGFARDFPNYADFIDFKVKKAERRRIVRAPCLKCFETLFGSLPPLPGTILNDILAYLSERDMQNVLAAFNRDVPDRRAFEASGAVLS, encoded by the coding sequence ATGGTGGCAGTGCTGCTGGCTGCAGGGGCTAATACGCATCTTCAGGACAAGTGGGGCTGGACTCCGCTTCACATCGCCATCAGCAGACGCCACAAGGAGATTGCAGAAGTCATCTGCGATGCCGACGATAGAAACGTTCTTCGGGATGACGGTGGACGGACCGTGTTGCATTTTGCTGCGGAATTTGGAATGCAAACTATTGTGAGAAAACTTCTGTCTTCGGGACCTCTTCGGAAAACTCCTCGTTCGGGAAAGGAATCGACTTCGAATGCGGCGGAACGGGAAGGAATTGCGCTCTCGGCGAGCAAGGAGGACCTGGTCGACGTACGGGACAACCGGGGAAAGACTGCCCTACACGTGGCTGCAAAATATGGCTTCACAGGGATTGTTGAACTGCTGCTCGCAGCAGGGACAGATCCCCTTCTTCAGAATAAAGGAGGCAAAACGGCCCTCCACGTGGCTATCGATCGGCGCCGGGCGGGCACTGCGGAACTCTTATGTGGTGCTGAGGATGGAAACCACCTGCAGGATAAATACGGAAGGACCGCCTTGCATTACGCTGCGAGGGAAAAATACAAACGTACTGTGAGAAACCTGCTGTTTAACGGCGAGCATCCTCACACGATGGATAATCGAGGAAGTTCTCCTCTGCAGTTGGCCTTCGTAGACAACGGGGACAATAGCGTGGCTGAGATGATCATTTCTTTTATTGCCTGGAAGGACATTTCGGTGGATTGGAAGGGTTGGAAGGCCCGTGGAGTCGAGATCTGCAAGAAACGGATGGAAGAATGTGTTTCGGAGATCCGGCGAATGAAAGAGACGAAAGTGCTCGGTCGCAATATCACCTATTACGACGTTGCGGCGAGGCATGTGGGGAAGGTGGCCGACTATCTGGAGAGCCGGGAGTTCCGGGATGCGTTGCTCGGGGGTGGTTTTGCGCGGGACTTCCCCAATTATGCAGACTTCATCGACTTCAAAGTGAAGAAGGCTGAAAGGAGGAGAATCGTGAGGGCTCCCTGCCTGAAATGCTTTGAAACGTTGTTCGGGAGTCTCCCTCCTTTGCCGGGAACGATCCTGAACGACATATTAGCCTATTTGAGTGAACGAGATATGCAGAACGTCCTCGCAGCTTTTAACCGTGATGTGCCTGACCGGAGGGCTTTTGAAGCTAGCGGAGCTGTCCTCTCATAG